A genomic region of Trichothermofontia sichuanensis B231 contains the following coding sequences:
- the rsmG gene encoding 16S rRNA (guanine(527)-N(7))-methyltransferase RsmG has translation MMPSAPAVSPAVSVTGSSLFAPWTAIWLTSLGWQPSPAQEQAFQTLYQAVISANRQLNLTRITEPSAFWEKHLWDSLRGIVHFLRLPPDRQAEVPPLTLPNTLPFPDTGRVIDIGTGAGFPGLPIAIVCPHWHVTLLDSTHKKLAFVDTLRSVLELATVITVGDRVEAIGHRPDHREQYDLAVIRAVGPATVCAEYALPLVKVGGWAVLYRGNWTVAEAEALSIASQQLGGTLAVTERFQTPLSRSLRHLVYLRKQTPTPDQFPRGVGIPAQSPLA, from the coding sequence ATGATGCCCTCTGCCCCGGCTGTCTCCCCGGCTGTCTCTGTCACTGGTTCCTCGCTCTTTGCACCCTGGACAGCGATCTGGCTAACTTCTTTGGGTTGGCAACCCTCGCCTGCACAGGAGCAAGCCTTCCAGACACTTTATCAGGCGGTCATTTCAGCAAATCGTCAGTTAAACCTGACGCGGATTACCGAACCATCAGCATTCTGGGAGAAGCATTTATGGGATTCCCTACGGGGGATCGTGCATTTCCTCCGGCTGCCCCCCGATCGTCAGGCTGAGGTTCCCCCCCTAACATTGCCGAACACGCTGCCGTTTCCCGACACGGGACGGGTGATTGATATTGGCACCGGTGCCGGTTTTCCGGGCCTCCCAATTGCGATCGTCTGCCCCCACTGGCACGTCACGCTCCTTGATTCGACCCACAAGAAGTTGGCCTTTGTAGACACCTTGCGATCGGTGTTGGAGTTAGCCACAGTGATAACTGTCGGCGATCGCGTGGAAGCCATAGGGCACCGGCCTGACCATCGGGAACAATATGATTTAGCCGTAATTCGGGCGGTTGGCCCCGCAACCGTATGTGCGGAATATGCCCTACCGTTAGTCAAGGTGGGAGGCTGGGCCGTCCTCTATCGAGGCAATTGGACAGTTGCTGAGGCAGAGGCATTATCGATTGCCAGCCAGCAATTGGGGGGTACGCTGGCGGTGACGGAACGCTTCCAGACACCCCTCAGTCGGAGCTTGCGACACCTGGTGTACCTACGGAAGCAAACCCCTACCCCTGATCAGTTTCCACGGGGCGTGGGGATTCCAGCCCAGTCTCCCCTTGCCTAA
- the atpA gene encoding F0F1 ATP synthase subunit alpha, whose protein sequence is MISIRPDEISSIIRQQIEQYDQDVKVSNVGTVLQVGDGIARIYGLEKVMASELLEFADGTIGIALNLEEDNIGAVLMGEGRDIEEGSTVVSTGKIAQIGVGEALIGRVVDPLGRPLDGKGDIKTTESRLIESPAPGIVARRSVCEPLQTGITAIDAMIPIGRGQRELIIGDRQTGKTAIAVDTILNQAKEDVICVYVAIGQKASTVAQIVGTLQERGAMDYTIVVAANANDPATLQYLAPYSGATMAEYFMYKGKHTLVIYDDLSKQAQAYRQMALLLRRPPGREAYPGDVFYLHSRLLERAAKLNDELGGGSMTALPIVETQAGDVSAYIPTNVISITDGQIFLSSDLFNAGIRPAVNPGISVSRVGSAAQTKAMKKVAGKIKLELAQFDELEAFSQFASDLDKATQAQLARGQRLRELLKQAQSSPLPLAEQVAIIYAGINGYLDDIPLDKVSPFLKSLREYLRTAKAQYIEIVATQKVLTDEAEALLKEGITEAKQTFMASV, encoded by the coding sequence ATGATCAGTATTCGACCTGACGAAATTAGCAGCATTATTCGCCAGCAAATTGAGCAATACGACCAGGATGTCAAGGTTTCCAATGTGGGAACAGTCCTGCAAGTTGGTGACGGTATCGCCCGTATCTACGGTCTGGAAAAGGTGATGGCGTCGGAATTGCTGGAATTTGCCGATGGCACGATCGGGATCGCCCTCAACCTGGAAGAGGACAACATCGGTGCGGTGTTGATGGGTGAAGGTCGTGATATCGAGGAAGGGAGCACGGTAGTTTCCACGGGGAAGATTGCCCAGATTGGGGTGGGTGAAGCCCTGATTGGCCGTGTGGTTGATCCCCTAGGGCGCCCCCTGGATGGCAAAGGTGATATCAAGACGACGGAAAGCCGTCTGATCGAATCCCCCGCGCCGGGGATTGTGGCCCGACGCTCGGTCTGTGAACCGCTGCAAACCGGGATTACGGCGATCGACGCCATGATCCCCATTGGTCGGGGGCAGCGGGAGTTGATCATTGGTGACCGCCAAACTGGAAAAACGGCGATCGCGGTGGATACAATCCTTAACCAGGCCAAGGAAGACGTGATCTGTGTGTATGTGGCGATCGGGCAAAAGGCTTCGACCGTGGCCCAAATCGTTGGCACCCTACAAGAACGGGGCGCGATGGACTACACGATCGTGGTGGCGGCCAATGCCAACGACCCAGCAACCCTACAATACCTGGCTCCCTATAGCGGCGCGACGATGGCCGAGTACTTCATGTATAAGGGCAAGCACACCCTGGTGATCTACGACGATTTGTCCAAGCAGGCCCAAGCCTATCGCCAGATGGCCCTGTTGCTGCGCCGTCCCCCCGGTCGGGAAGCCTACCCCGGTGACGTGTTCTATCTGCACTCGCGCTTGCTGGAACGGGCGGCCAAGCTCAATGATGAACTGGGGGGTGGCAGCATGACGGCGCTGCCGATCGTAGAAACCCAGGCGGGTGACGTATCGGCCTATATCCCCACCAATGTGATTTCGATTACCGATGGTCAAATCTTCCTGTCGTCTGACCTGTTTAACGCCGGGATTCGACCGGCTGTGAACCCTGGGATTTCCGTCTCACGGGTGGGGTCAGCGGCCCAAACCAAGGCGATGAAGAAGGTGGCGGGGAAGATCAAGTTGGAGTTAGCCCAGTTTGATGAACTGGAAGCCTTCTCCCAATTTGCTTCGGACCTAGATAAGGCGACGCAAGCCCAACTGGCACGGGGCCAACGGCTGCGGGAACTGCTGAAGCAAGCCCAGTCCTCACCGCTGCCCCTGGCCGAGCAGGTAGCGATTATCTACGCCGGGATCAACGGCTATCTGGATGACATCCCCCTCGACAAGGTATCCCCCTTCCTCAAGTCCCTGCGGGAGTACCTGCGGACGGCCAAGGCTCAATACATTGAAATTGTGGCCACCCAGAAGGTCTTGACCGATGAGGCGGAAGCCCTGTTGAAGGAAGGGATCACGGAAGCGAAGCAAACCTTCATGGCGTCGGTCTAA
- a CDS encoding F0F1 ATP synthase subunit gamma: MPNLKAIRDRIKSVKNTQKITEAMRLVAAAKVRRAQEQVLASRPFADRLAQVLAGLQARLRFEDVSLPWFRQRQVRRVALIVISGDRGLCGAYNTNVIRRAEMRAKELQAQGIEYSYILIGRKAIQYFQRREQPISATFANLEQIPTAEEAGAIQDEVLSEYLSENVDRVELIYTRFVSLISSRATVQTLLPLDPQGLATADDEIFRLTTRAGQFEVTRERVTSQAPALPRDMVFEQDPVQILNALLPLYLSNQILRAMQESAASELAARMTAMSNASDNASQLIGTLTLSYNKARQASITQEILEVVGGANALKS; the protein is encoded by the coding sequence ATGCCTAATCTCAAAGCGATTCGCGATCGCATTAAGTCCGTTAAAAACACCCAAAAAATTACTGAAGCGATGCGTCTGGTGGCGGCGGCCAAGGTGCGTCGTGCTCAAGAACAGGTCTTGGCCAGCCGTCCCTTTGCCGATCGCTTAGCCCAGGTATTGGCGGGGCTACAAGCCCGGCTGCGTTTTGAGGATGTGAGCTTGCCCTGGTTTCGGCAGCGTCAAGTGCGTCGGGTTGCCCTGATTGTGATTTCAGGCGATCGCGGTCTGTGTGGGGCCTACAATACCAACGTCATCCGACGGGCGGAAATGCGGGCCAAAGAACTGCAAGCCCAGGGAATTGAATACTCGTATATTTTGATTGGCCGCAAGGCGATCCAGTATTTCCAACGACGGGAGCAACCGATTAGCGCCACTTTTGCCAATCTGGAACAAATCCCAACGGCAGAGGAGGCCGGTGCGATTCAGGATGAGGTCCTGTCGGAATACCTGTCGGAGAACGTCGATCGGGTGGAATTAATCTATACGCGCTTTGTATCGCTGATTAGTTCCCGTGCCACCGTGCAAACCCTGCTGCCCTTAGACCCCCAAGGTTTGGCGACAGCAGATGATGAAATTTTCCGATTGACCACACGGGCGGGTCAGTTTGAAGTTACGCGGGAGCGGGTAACGTCCCAGGCTCCGGCCTTGCCGCGGGACATGGTCTTTGAACAGGACCCGGTACAAATCCTGAATGCATTGCTACCGCTATATCTGAGCAATCAAATTTTGCGGGCGATGCAAGAGTCGGCAGCCAGTGAACTGGCGGCGCGGATGACAGCCATGAGCAATGCGAGTGACAATGCGTCCCAATTGATTGGCACCCTGACGCTGTCCTACAACAAGGCTCGTCAAGCCTCGATTACCCAGGAAATTCTGGAGGTTGTGGGCGGAGCTAATGCGTTGAAGTCTTAG
- the atpB gene encoding F0F1 ATP synthase subunit A, whose protein sequence is MDIPYALTQLTGLPLASLEVGKHFYWQVGNLKLHGEVFLTSWFVIAVLLVLTVAATRNVQRVPTGLQNLMEYVLEFVRGIARDQIGEKEYRPWVPFVGTLFLFIFVSNWSGALVPWKLIHLPAGELGAPTANINTTVAFALLTSLAYFYAGFKKRGLGYFAHYVEPIPIMLPFKVIEDFTKPLSLSFRLFGNILADELVVGVFVLLVPLFVPLPMMFLGLFTSAIQALIFATLASVYIGEALEGEHHEGEEH, encoded by the coding sequence ATGGATATACCTTACGCTCTTACTCAGTTAACGGGGTTGCCCCTGGCCTCCTTAGAGGTGGGCAAACACTTTTACTGGCAGGTGGGCAATTTGAAGCTGCATGGTGAGGTGTTTCTGACCTCCTGGTTTGTGATTGCCGTGCTGCTGGTTCTGACGGTGGCGGCGACCCGGAATGTCCAACGGGTACCCACAGGGCTGCAAAACCTGATGGAGTATGTGCTGGAGTTTGTGCGGGGCATTGCCCGCGATCAGATTGGGGAGAAAGAGTACCGCCCGTGGGTTCCCTTTGTGGGCACGCTCTTTCTGTTTATCTTTGTCTCCAACTGGTCTGGTGCGCTGGTGCCGTGGAAACTGATTCACCTGCCCGCTGGGGAACTGGGTGCACCCACCGCGAACATTAACACGACGGTTGCCTTTGCCTTACTAACTTCACTGGCCTACTTTTATGCCGGCTTTAAGAAACGAGGGTTGGGATACTTCGCCCATTATGTGGAACCCATCCCAATTATGCTGCCCTTTAAGGTCATTGAAGACTTCACGAAGCCCCTTTCCCTAAGCTTCCGTCTTTTTGGCAACATTCTAGCAGATGAATTGGTGGTGGGGGTCTTTGTACTCCTGGTGCCGCTATTTGTGCCCTTGCCAATGATGTTCTTGGGGTTGTTTACCAGTGCCATTCAGGCATTGATTTTTGCCACCCTAGCCTCGGTTTATATTGGTGAAGCCCTCGAAGGTGAACACCACGAAGGTGAAGAACATTAA
- the psaD gene encoding photosystem I reaction center subunit II PsaD translates to MTTLTGQTPKFGGSTGGLLSKADVEEKYAITWTSSKEQVFELPTGGAAVMHAGENLLYLARKEQCLALGTQLRTKFKPKIEDYKIYRIFPSGDIQYLHPADGVFPEKVNEGREPIGKVDHNIGKNLEPAKIKFSTKKPYDA, encoded by the coding sequence ATGACTACACTCACTGGACAAACGCCCAAGTTCGGTGGCAGCACCGGCGGTTTGCTATCCAAGGCAGACGTGGAAGAAAAATACGCGATCACTTGGACTAGCTCAAAGGAGCAGGTCTTTGAACTGCCGACGGGCGGTGCTGCCGTTATGCATGCGGGTGAAAATCTCCTTTACCTGGCTCGTAAGGAGCAGTGTCTGGCGCTGGGGACTCAATTACGGACTAAATTCAAGCCGAAAATTGAAGATTATAAAATCTATCGCATTTTTCCCAGTGGTGACATTCAATACCTCCATCCGGCTGATGGGGTCTTTCCTGAGAAGGTCAATGAAGGTCGGGAGCCAATTGGTAAGGTCGATCACAACATCGGCAAGAATCTAGAACCCGCCAAGATCAAGTTCAGCACGAAGAAGCCCTATGATGCTTAG
- a CDS encoding DUF565 domain-containing protein: protein MQNTRLNRLLDVIFDQLRNQLRNPWRRLSVLSISLLLGNFAANVLTTFVGQAARQDAVAAIVLVILLEIINRLFYRPNRRPEFALGWEALNSFKLGVTYALFLEAFKLGS from the coding sequence ATGCAAAATACTCGCCTCAACCGTCTATTGGACGTTATCTTCGACCAACTTCGGAACCAACTGCGCAATCCCTGGCGACGGTTGTCAGTCCTGAGTATCAGCCTGTTGCTCGGCAACTTTGCTGCCAATGTGCTTACGACCTTTGTGGGGCAAGCCGCGCGCCAGGACGCAGTGGCCGCGATCGTGCTAGTGATCTTATTAGAAATCATCAACCGGCTGTTCTATCGCCCGAACCGCCGCCCGGAGTTTGCTCTGGGTTGGGAAGCCCTCAACAGTTTTAAGCTGGGGGTTACCTACGCACTCTTCCTAGAAGCCTTCAAGCTTGGCTCTTAA
- a CDS encoding ATP synthase subunit I: MPLANQLTSLFRRDSSAATVELPPEPNASMQEYYQLCQALLTWTLAFTAIVFVTVWLVYSLNLALNYLIGACTGVVYLRMLARDVEQLGRSKKRLGSTRLALVAGLIIVATQWNQLQVMPVFLGFLTYKVALIVYVIWSTYLTDTGSKPNPSSGEP, encoded by the coding sequence GTGCCCCTTGCGAATCAGCTAACTTCCCTCTTTCGACGGGACTCCTCAGCGGCTACCGTTGAGCTACCGCCGGAGCCGAACGCCTCCATGCAAGAGTATTACCAACTGTGTCAGGCTCTGCTGACATGGACCCTTGCGTTTACGGCGATCGTGTTTGTCACCGTTTGGCTCGTCTACTCCCTGAATCTGGCGCTTAATTATTTAATTGGGGCCTGTACGGGGGTGGTGTATCTGCGGATGTTGGCGCGGGATGTCGAACAGTTAGGTCGGTCTAAAAAACGCCTAGGCAGTACCCGTCTGGCCCTGGTTGCTGGGTTGATTATAGTTGCAACCCAATGGAATCAGCTACAGGTGATGCCGGTTTTTTTAGGATTTCTGACCTACAAAGTCGCCCTGATTGTCTATGTGATCTGGTCAACCTACCTGACGGATACGGGGTCTAAACCGAACCCGTCATCGGGAGAACCATGA
- a CDS encoding F0F1 ATP synthase subunit B', with product MTLWTLLIAAEAAEATAEGGGLFDLDATLPLMAIQFVILVAILNVTFFKPLTAAIEGRADYIRKNRQEAEERLAKAKQLAHQYEQELADTRRQAQTVILTAEAEAQKLMASKLAEAQQEAQQQREQAQREIEAQKQAALQTLESQVDVLSQQILDKLLGSSAAR from the coding sequence ATGACACTCTGGACACTATTAATTGCGGCTGAAGCTGCCGAAGCAACTGCCGAGGGTGGTGGGTTGTTTGACCTGGATGCCACGCTTCCCCTAATGGCGATTCAGTTCGTCATTTTAGTGGCCATTCTTAACGTCACTTTCTTTAAGCCCTTAACGGCGGCGATCGAGGGACGGGCCGACTACATTCGCAAGAATCGCCAGGAGGCAGAGGAGCGACTGGCCAAGGCGAAGCAGCTTGCCCACCAGTATGAGCAGGAACTGGCCGATACCCGTCGTCAGGCCCAGACGGTGATTTTGACAGCGGAGGCCGAAGCACAAAAGTTGATGGCAAGTAAACTGGCCGAGGCCCAACAGGAAGCCCAGCAGCAGCGCGAACAAGCTCAGCGAGAGATTGAGGCGCAAAAGCAAGCCGCCCTGCAGACCCTGGAGAGCCAGGTGGATGTTCTGAGTCAGCAGATCCTGGACAAGTTGTTGGGATCGAGTGCAGCACGGTAA
- a CDS encoding F0F1 ATP synthase subunit B yields the protein MMHSMMPSILSLATAAAAKSGFGLEQILESNLINLGITISVLVYFGRKLVGKTLAERQSQIEAEIKEAEQQCQAAAAALAEQQQKLAQAQVEAGQILAKAEETARAMRESILAQAAEEVERLRATATQDLQAEQERAIAELRQRVVAMALQRAEEQLPARLSETVQQRLIDRGLSLLGDRR from the coding sequence ATGATGCACAGTATGATGCCCAGTATTTTGTCGCTGGCAACGGCGGCAGCGGCGAAGTCTGGCTTTGGGCTAGAGCAGATTCTCGAATCGAATTTAATCAATCTGGGGATTACCATTTCCGTTCTGGTTTACTTTGGTCGTAAGCTGGTGGGCAAGACGCTGGCGGAGCGGCAAAGCCAGATTGAAGCTGAGATCAAGGAAGCTGAGCAGCAATGCCAGGCGGCGGCGGCGGCCCTTGCTGAGCAACAGCAAAAGTTGGCCCAAGCGCAGGTAGAAGCGGGCCAAATTCTGGCTAAGGCTGAGGAGACGGCCCGGGCGATGCGGGAGTCGATTCTGGCCCAGGCAGCCGAGGAAGTCGAACGCCTGCGGGCAACGGCGACCCAGGATCTGCAAGCGGAGCAGGAGCGGGCGATCGCGGAACTTCGGCAGCGGGTGGTGGCTATGGCCCTGCAACGGGCTGAGGAGCAACTGCCAGCGCGGTTGTCGGAGACGGTACAGCAACGGTTGATTGATCGAGGTCTGTCGCTGTTAGGAGATCGCAGATGA
- the atpE gene encoding ATP synthase F0 subunit C — protein MDPIITAASVLAAGLAIGLGAIGPGIGQGTAAGQACEGIARQPEAEGKIRGTLILSLAFMEALTIYGLVVALVLLFANPFA, from the coding sequence ATGGACCCAATTATTACGGCAGCATCGGTTCTCGCAGCGGGTTTGGCCATTGGTCTGGGTGCGATCGGCCCTGGGATTGGTCAGGGGACTGCGGCGGGACAAGCCTGTGAGGGGATCGCCCGTCAACCGGAAGCCGAAGGTAAAATTCGCGGTACCCTGATCCTCAGTCTGGCGTTCATGGAAGCCCTGACCATTTATGGTCTGGTGGTTGCCCTCGTGCTGCTGTTCGCGAACCCCTTCGCCTAA
- a CDS encoding anthranilate synthase component I family protein, with protein MILPDFSQFVALARQGNFLPVYQEWVADLDTPVSAWYRVCAGHPYSFLLESIEGGERLGRYSLLGCDPLWTLETRGDRTVQTYRDGTTQVFTGDPFTILADCLKPYRPVKLPQLPPGIGGLFGFWGYELIHWIEPRVPIYPLEQRGMPGEAIPPDGLWMQVDNLLIFDQVKRKIWAIAYADLQAEPDLQRAYAQACDRVKQLVEKLCTPLSPRDTLLEWTPPVPFTQQGATPQAALPYTSNTSREQFCANVLKAKAHIRAGDIFQVVLSQRLSADYDGHPFALYRSLRLINPSPYMAYFHFNDWQLIGSSPEVMVKAERLTPEGPLQATVRPIAGTRPRGQTPTEDIALAEELLQDPKEIAEHVMLVDLGRNDLGRVCVKGSVQVDELMVIERYSHVMHIVSNVVGQLAPDKTAWDLLKACFPAGTVSGAPKIRAMEIIHDLEPTYRGPYSGVYGYYDFEGQLNTAITIRTMVVQRQPDGQQRVSVQAGAGLVADSDPDREYEETLNKARGLLEAIRSLG; from the coding sequence ATGATCCTTCCCGATTTTTCCCAATTTGTGGCACTGGCCCGTCAGGGTAATTTTCTCCCGGTTTATCAAGAGTGGGTGGCCGATCTCGATACCCCCGTGTCTGCCTGGTACCGCGTCTGTGCCGGTCATCCCTATAGCTTTCTGCTGGAGTCGATCGAGGGGGGGGAACGGTTGGGGCGTTACAGTCTTTTGGGCTGCGATCCCCTTTGGACGTTGGAGACACGGGGTGATCGCACGGTGCAGACCTATCGCGATGGCACGACCCAGGTGTTTACGGGTGATCCGTTTACCATTCTGGCGGATTGTCTCAAACCCTATCGTCCGGTGAAATTACCCCAGCTACCGCCAGGGATTGGCGGGCTGTTTGGATTTTGGGGGTATGAGTTAATCCACTGGATCGAACCACGGGTACCCATCTACCCCCTGGAGCAGCGGGGGATGCCAGGGGAAGCCATTCCCCCCGATGGCCTCTGGATGCAGGTGGATAATCTGCTGATTTTTGACCAGGTCAAGCGCAAGATCTGGGCGATCGCCTATGCCGATCTACAAGCCGAACCGGATCTGCAACGGGCCTATGCCCAAGCCTGCGATCGGGTCAAACAGTTGGTCGAAAAACTATGCACCCCGCTCTCCCCGCGCGACACCCTCCTGGAGTGGACGCCCCCGGTGCCTTTCACTCAGCAGGGAGCTACGCCCCAAGCCGCCCTACCCTATACGAGTAACACCAGCCGGGAACAGTTCTGCGCCAATGTTCTTAAGGCTAAGGCGCACATTCGGGCGGGGGACATTTTCCAGGTGGTGCTATCTCAGCGCCTCAGTGCTGACTATGACGGGCACCCTTTTGCACTCTACCGATCGCTGCGATTGATCAACCCGTCACCCTACATGGCCTACTTCCATTTCAACGACTGGCAGTTGATTGGGTCCAGTCCAGAGGTAATGGTTAAGGCCGAACGCCTAACCCCGGAGGGGCCGTTGCAAGCGACGGTGCGTCCGATCGCGGGGACCCGCCCCCGGGGACAAACGCCTACCGAAGATATCGCCCTAGCCGAAGAACTGCTCCAGGACCCGAAGGAAATTGCTGAGCATGTGATGCTGGTGGACTTAGGCCGCAACGATCTAGGGCGGGTCTGTGTCAAGGGCAGTGTGCAGGTGGATGAACTCATGGTAATCGAGCGCTACTCCCACGTTATGCATATCGTCAGCAATGTAGTGGGGCAACTGGCCCCGGATAAGACCGCCTGGGATCTTCTGAAGGCGTGTTTCCCCGCAGGCACCGTTAGTGGTGCCCCTAAGATTCGGGCAATGGAAATTATTCACGACTTGGAACCCACCTATCGCGGTCCTTATTCTGGCGTCTATGGGTACTACGACTTTGAAGGCCAATTGAATACGGCAATTACGATTCGCACGATGGTGGTGCAGCGACAGCCAGATGGCCAGCAGCGGGTGAGTGTGCAGGCGGGGGCTGGTTTAGTGGCCGACTCTGATCCCGATCGCGAATATGAAGAAACCCTTAACAAGGCCAGGGGGTTGCTGGAGGCGATCCGGAGTTTGGGCTAA
- the atpH gene encoding ATP synthase F1 subunit delta codes for MSESVIGTSVLEPYAEALMSLAQAQDLVDRFGEDTRGLSTLWAESADLRQFLSSPLVGDAAKKAVLRQVVGDQVHPYMLNFLMLLVDRRRIAFLDGICQRYQVRLRKLKGTVLAQVTSAIALTEAQIAVVREKVMAMTGAREVELELAIDPELIGGVVIQIGSQIIDASLQGQLRRIGMSLSTR; via the coding sequence ATGAGTGAAAGCGTTATTGGAACTTCTGTATTAGAGCCGTACGCCGAGGCGCTGATGTCTCTGGCCCAGGCCCAGGATCTCGTTGATCGCTTTGGGGAAGACACCCGTGGCTTAAGCACCCTCTGGGCGGAATCGGCGGACCTGCGTCAATTTCTCAGCAGTCCTTTGGTGGGGGATGCGGCCAAGAAAGCGGTATTGCGGCAGGTGGTGGGCGATCAAGTCCATCCCTATATGCTCAATTTTTTAATGTTGCTGGTTGATCGTCGCCGGATTGCTTTTCTGGACGGTATTTGCCAGCGCTACCAAGTACGACTGCGCAAGCTCAAGGGGACGGTTCTGGCCCAGGTGACCTCTGCCATTGCCTTAACTGAGGCCCAAATTGCGGTCGTGCGTGAAAAGGTGATGGCTATGACCGGGGCCAGAGAAGTGGAGTTGGAATTGGCCATCGATCCGGAGTTGATTGGTGGTGTAGTGATTCAGATTGGCTCCCAGATTATTGATGCCAGTTTGCAGGGACAACTGCGTCGGATTGGGATGAGTTTAAGTACCCGGTAG
- a CDS encoding HhoA/HhoB/HtrA family serine endopeptidase: MGLSIRQLGIYATLLLVGGGLGVGVSRQWPTADPVAKTIPVVLQAQPPAQLPEREVRVIERNNPNFIAEAVERVGPAVVRIDATRQVASDLPEALDDPLLRRFFGNMLPPKGDRVERGTGSGFILSADGRLITNAHVVDGATTVRVSLKDGRQFDGRVIGMDPVTDIAVIRIDAKDLPVAPLGRSDNLTPGQWAIAIGNPLGLDSTVTAGIISAIGRSSSQVGIPEKRVSFIQTDAAINPGNSGGPLLNDRGEVIGINTAIRANAQGLGFAIPIETAERIAEQLFNKGRVDHPFLGIQMVDLTPELRKDLNKQGDLGVPISQDRGVLIVQVLTPSPAAEAGLRAGDIIQRIEGQPVTAATEVQAIVEASSVGSPLVIEVNRQGKIHQLRVKPGAYPKTP, encoded by the coding sequence ATGGGGCTATCAATTCGACAATTGGGGATCTACGCAACCCTGCTGTTAGTAGGCGGGGGCCTTGGCGTCGGGGTTAGCCGCCAGTGGCCGACGGCTGATCCGGTCGCCAAAACCATTCCCGTCGTGTTACAGGCGCAACCACCAGCCCAACTGCCTGAACGAGAGGTGCGGGTAATTGAACGTAACAATCCCAATTTTATTGCCGAGGCGGTTGAACGGGTGGGACCAGCCGTGGTGCGGATTGATGCGACGCGGCAGGTGGCGAGTGACTTACCGGAAGCCCTCGATGATCCGCTCCTCCGCCGATTCTTTGGTAATATGCTCCCCCCCAAGGGCGATCGCGTCGAACGGGGAACCGGTTCTGGTTTTATTCTCAGTGCGGATGGGCGTCTGATCACCAATGCCCATGTGGTAGATGGGGCGACGACGGTGCGCGTGTCGCTCAAGGATGGTCGCCAGTTTGACGGTCGGGTGATCGGGATGGATCCGGTCACGGATATTGCCGTCATTCGCATTGATGCGAAGGATTTACCCGTTGCCCCCCTAGGCCGATCCGATAACCTGACCCCCGGTCAATGGGCGATCGCCATTGGTAACCCCTTGGGACTGGACAGCACAGTGACCGCAGGCATTATTAGCGCTATCGGGCGATCGAGTTCCCAGGTCGGTATCCCAGAAAAACGGGTCAGCTTTATCCAAACCGACGCCGCGATTAATCCCGGCAACTCTGGGGGACCGTTACTCAACGATCGGGGTGAAGTGATCGGCATCAATACTGCCATCCGAGCGAATGCCCAAGGGTTGGGCTTTGCGATCCCGATCGAGACTGCCGAACGCATTGCAGAGCAGTTGTTCAACAAAGGCCGCGTCGATCACCCCTTCCTGGGCATCCAAATGGTGGACCTAACGCCAGAGTTGCGCAAGGACTTGAATAAGCAGGGCGATCTCGGCGTTCCCATCTCCCAGGATCGCGGGGTCCTGATCGTCCAGGTTTTAACCCCTTCTCCTGCCGCTGAAGCCGGATTACGGGCCGGGGATATCATTCAACGAATAGAGGGACAACCGGTGACGGCTGCTACCGAAGTCCAGGCGATTGTTGAAGCCAGCAGTGTGGGTTCCCCGCTAGTCATTGAGGTGAACCGTCAAGGCAAAATCCACCAACTGCGGGTCAAACCGGGAGCTTACCCGAAGACCCCCTAG